In Sphingobacterium sp. PCS056, the following proteins share a genomic window:
- a CDS encoding alkaline phosphatase family protein, with amino-acid sequence MKRNFNRIKTVICALGILMLWSSCTKYENPPAIYEEYDQEGVQQIKRKVLFISVDGAVGQEIKKIMPTNIAALLKTSKYTFDAIANDNTKDAASWMSMMSGVTYDMHQIEDDSYIPKPDENHPHENVAGYPSMLYRIGTISPTTKSYVVARDASLTNKLLVSADETYENKSDEEVKSKMIDLLEKKNPDVAIVQFKGVLEAGLASEFSANSSAYTDAIKKVDGYIGEIVTALKARKHYKSEEWLLILTSNHGGIDQSYGGSSFQERNTFAIFQNDSFKQLELKTELMKSIRFFGFYDAGQTSYAYYGPNAFRGRNNPVLADESMYDVGKTGELTVDAKIKMNATNGVFNYALNTPFLGKNAARTGQTSGWTFYKAGNNVTFFMADGAASMETSMGPVSSSGEWAHLTAVISKVNNVPTAVLYVNGLKTGQVSNANINLKNVVTATGLTFGYYPYIFSGLPNDMQICDVHIYNKAMDEETIKKNANRIGIPDAELSNPNLIGYWPMDGLVNDKFVNKVNGNPSIAAQGTSRLILSGNNLPYVDENATLIQPQDYFTQIFYWLELQTQKEWNLQGQVFLNKYEVEFLKP; translated from the coding sequence ATGAAAAGAAATTTTAACCGAATAAAAACCGTGATCTGTGCATTAGGAATCTTAATGTTATGGAGCAGTTGTACAAAATATGAAAATCCTCCTGCTATTTATGAAGAATATGATCAAGAAGGGGTGCAGCAGATAAAACGAAAGGTTTTGTTTATTTCTGTCGATGGAGCAGTAGGTCAGGAGATTAAGAAAATAATGCCAACCAATATTGCGGCATTATTGAAAACAAGTAAATATACATTTGATGCAATAGCTAATGACAATACGAAAGATGCAGCATCGTGGATGTCGATGATGAGTGGTGTCACTTATGATATGCATCAAATTGAGGATGATTCCTATATTCCAAAACCAGATGAGAACCATCCTCATGAAAATGTTGCCGGTTATCCGTCCATGCTATATCGAATAGGAACTATTTCACCTACGACAAAAAGTTATGTTGTGGCTAGAGATGCATCATTAACAAATAAATTGTTAGTAAGTGCAGATGAGACTTACGAAAACAAATCAGATGAAGAGGTGAAATCGAAAATGATCGATCTATTGGAAAAGAAAAATCCAGATGTAGCAATTGTTCAATTTAAAGGTGTATTAGAGGCCGGTTTAGCCTCTGAATTCTCTGCTAACTCTTCAGCTTATACAGATGCAATTAAAAAAGTAGATGGCTATATTGGTGAGATTGTCACAGCTTTAAAGGCTCGTAAACACTATAAAAGTGAAGAATGGTTGTTAATATTAACCAGTAATCATGGTGGAATAGATCAATCATATGGAGGTAGTTCTTTTCAAGAAAGAAATACATTTGCCATTTTTCAAAATGATAGCTTTAAGCAATTAGAATTAAAAACAGAATTGATGAAATCAATACGTTTTTTCGGATTTTATGATGCTGGTCAAACAAGTTATGCATATTATGGTCCAAATGCTTTTAGAGGAAGAAATAATCCAGTATTAGCAGATGAATCTATGTATGATGTTGGTAAGACAGGTGAATTGACTGTAGATGCCAAAATCAAGATGAATGCAACAAATGGAGTATTTAATTATGCTTTAAACACACCATTTTTAGGAAAGAATGCAGCCCGAACGGGTCAAACTTCTGGTTGGACTTTTTATAAAGCAGGTAATAACGTAACCTTCTTTATGGCAGATGGTGCTGCATCTATGGAAACAAGTATGGGACCAGTCTCTTCTTCAGGTGAATGGGCACACCTTACTGCAGTAATATCAAAAGTAAACAATGTGCCTACTGCTGTACTCTATGTAAATGGATTAAAAACTGGGCAGGTTAGTAATGCGAATATTAATCTTAAGAATGTTGTCACTGCCACAGGATTGACTTTTGGGTATTATCCTTATATTTTCTCAGGACTCCCGAATGATATGCAAATATGCGACGTGCATATTTACAACAAAGCGATGGATGAGGAAACCATTAAGAAAAATGCGAACCGTATAGGTATTCCAGATGCAGAATTGTCAAATCCTAACTTGATAGGTTATTGGCCTATGGATGGGTTGGTTAATGATAAGTTTGTGAATAAGGTAAATGGTAACCCTTCAATCGCTGCTCAAGGGACATCTAGACTAATTCTCTCAGGAAACAACTTACCATATGTAGATGAAAATGCAACGCTAATACAGCCACAAGACTATTTTACTCAAATATTCTATTGGCTGGAATTACAGACACAGAAAGAATGGAATCTTCAAGGTCAAGTATTTTTGAATAAGTATGAGGTCGAATTTTTAAAGCCATAA
- a CDS encoding M60 family metallopeptidase, giving the protein MKIRYITLGAFCAIMALASSCGKYGFDFEDGYQKGDSTESPILTDTTMGKADKSLYHRARIYPGLVGDNVNRIKDTTLSMLMDREYVSPFQYKVSYTPPPIYSTGLYAPAGEVVRITVPQGVIGMTVQVGVHTDNITGKDAPRRDNIIYTRRELFPGNNYVMNLYGGTIWIINQNTSSTPVNLKFAGVVKANDFVLDRDNVNQWKKDVLANDVPWMDLIGERTAFSVPRSLILKFIQSGRADHIDEALRLWDKSYEQDYYNWMGLSPTGSDKKNRYPTLWERGVMDIHPSAGYAHSGNPWIMQEDEYWLDELTNPVTIKKGTSWGSYHEVGHNYQAGNSWSWTDLGETTNNIFIFNAARNRGETNRIDFHPALKTAIPNALAYAKSTGGKNFSSFPAGFGINEDNAAFARITPFLQIFDKVKGKNGESGWDFFPFIYSKARNENFTTALEQAKRDYFYRQLCEFSAVDYIRFFISWGIPVSASAKREMRNKYAPMTTAIWEYNPLTFSGGNAPLAPKYYLPGGTFEFTSNVATATGESTGKFSAMTDGNPATYWHTCYSGCSVPTNLPVEVLINMKEVNAFKGVYIQNRQGNTYQPKVKVLVSRDNKNWTEMGTYTLAQASETAAQRNVLREFTFSEVVEAQYVKFVFPDKNLGGENHVALAELGVFYDI; this is encoded by the coding sequence ATGAAAATTCGATATATAACACTTGGAGCTTTTTGTGCGATCATGGCACTGGCTTCTTCCTGTGGCAAATACGGCTTTGATTTTGAAGATGGTTATCAGAAAGGAGACTCCACAGAGAGTCCCATTCTGACCGATACAACCATGGGAAAAGCAGATAAAAGTCTCTATCATCGTGCTAGAATTTACCCAGGGCTAGTAGGAGATAATGTAAACCGAATAAAAGATACAACGCTATCCATGTTGATGGATCGTGAATATGTCAGTCCATTTCAATATAAAGTAAGTTATACACCACCTCCCATCTACAGTACAGGTTTATATGCTCCTGCTGGAGAAGTAGTTCGTATTACTGTTCCGCAAGGAGTGATCGGGATGACGGTACAAGTAGGTGTTCATACCGACAATATTACAGGTAAAGATGCACCTCGTCGTGACAATATTATATACACAAGAAGAGAACTTTTTCCAGGCAATAATTATGTGATGAATCTCTATGGAGGAACCATTTGGATTATCAATCAGAATACAAGTTCGACACCCGTAAATCTAAAATTTGCAGGTGTAGTCAAAGCCAATGATTTTGTGCTGGATAGAGACAATGTGAATCAGTGGAAAAAAGATGTTCTTGCCAACGATGTCCCTTGGATGGATCTAATTGGCGAACGTACAGCTTTCTCCGTACCTCGTTCATTGATTCTTAAATTTATACAATCAGGTCGAGCAGATCATATTGATGAAGCATTACGTTTATGGGACAAATCTTATGAACAAGATTATTACAATTGGATGGGGCTTTCACCAACAGGAAGTGATAAGAAAAACCGTTATCCAACACTATGGGAACGCGGAGTGATGGATATTCATCCATCAGCAGGTTATGCACATAGTGGTAATCCATGGATTATGCAGGAAGATGAATATTGGTTAGATGAATTGACTAATCCAGTAACCATAAAAAAAGGGACATCTTGGGGAAGTTATCATGAAGTTGGACATAATTATCAAGCTGGAAATTCTTGGAGCTGGACAGATTTAGGAGAAACGACAAATAACATTTTTATTTTTAATGCTGCACGCAATCGTGGAGAGACCAACCGCATTGATTTTCACCCAGCATTGAAAACAGCCATTCCAAATGCATTAGCCTATGCAAAATCTACTGGAGGAAAAAACTTCTCTAGTTTTCCTGCAGGTTTTGGTATCAATGAGGATAATGCAGCTTTCGCTCGTATTACACCTTTCTTACAAATATTTGATAAAGTAAAAGGTAAAAATGGAGAATCAGGATGGGATTTTTTCCCATTCATTTACAGTAAAGCGAGAAACGAAAACTTTACAACTGCATTAGAACAGGCTAAAAGAGATTATTTCTATCGTCAATTATGTGAATTTTCAGCAGTCGATTATATTCGCTTCTTTATTTCATGGGGTATTCCAGTGAGTGCATCTGCAAAAAGAGAAATGCGCAATAAATATGCCCCCATGACAACAGCCATTTGGGAATATAATCCTTTAACATTTTCTGGAGGCAATGCGCCATTAGCTCCTAAATATTATTTACCTGGAGGCACCTTCGAATTTACATCTAATGTCGCTACAGCTACAGGAGAAAGTACAGGTAAATTCTCGGCCATGACAGACGGTAATCCTGCTACGTATTGGCATACCTGTTACTCCGGATGTAGTGTCCCAACCAATTTACCAGTTGAAGTCCTCATCAACATGAAAGAAGTAAATGCTTTCAAAGGCGTCTATATTCAAAATAGACAAGGAAATACATACCAACCAAAAGTGAAAGTGCTGGTTAGTCGCGACAATAAAAACTGGACTGAAATGGGTACCTACACTCTGGCACAAGCGTCTGAAACCGCAGCTCAAAGAAATGTTTTACGAGAATTTACTTTTAGTGAAGTCGTAGAAGCGCAATATGTCAAGTTTGTTTTTCCGGATAAAAATCTTGGGGGAGAGAATCATGTCGCTTTAGCTGAACTTGGAGTATTTTATGATATTTAA